The Aeromicrobium yanjiei genome includes a region encoding these proteins:
- a CDS encoding ABC transporter substrate-binding protein, producing the protein MRTTTRRVRLAGVIAASALLTLSACGGGDIEEDDTGSSGGKKCDQTVNMAVNPWVGYEASAHVVGKVIENELGCKVEYKDLKEEVAWQGFGKGTVDVVIEDWGHPALEKKYIEGDKSAIDAGPNGNVGQIGWYVPPWMVEKYPDITDWKNLNKYASEFKTSESGDKGQMLDGDPSFVTNDEALVKNLKLDFKVVYAGSEAALITAFRQAEKQKKPLLGYFYAPQWFLSEVDLQKVNLPEWTEGCDADAAKVACDYPETDLKKIVATKFSESGSPAYDVVKNFTWTNDDQNLVAKYIAEDKMDPDDAAQKWIDANPDTVKTWLG; encoded by the coding sequence ATGAGAACAACGACACGACGGGTGCGTCTGGCCGGAGTCATCGCCGCCAGCGCCCTGCTGACCCTGTCTGCGTGTGGCGGCGGAGACATCGAGGAGGACGACACCGGGTCCTCGGGCGGCAAGAAGTGCGACCAGACCGTCAACATGGCCGTCAACCCGTGGGTGGGCTACGAGGCCTCCGCGCACGTGGTCGGCAAGGTCATCGAGAACGAGCTGGGGTGCAAGGTGGAGTACAAGGACCTCAAGGAGGAGGTCGCCTGGCAGGGCTTCGGCAAGGGCACGGTCGACGTCGTGATCGAGGACTGGGGGCACCCGGCCCTGGAGAAGAAGTACATCGAGGGCGACAAGTCCGCGATCGACGCCGGCCCGAACGGCAACGTGGGCCAGATCGGCTGGTACGTCCCGCCGTGGATGGTCGAGAAGTATCCCGACATCACGGACTGGAAGAACCTCAACAAGTACGCGAGCGAGTTCAAGACCTCCGAGTCCGGCGACAAGGGTCAGATGCTCGACGGCGACCCGTCGTTCGTCACGAACGACGAGGCGCTCGTCAAGAACCTGAAGCTGGACTTCAAGGTCGTGTACGCCGGCAGCGAGGCCGCGTTGATCACGGCCTTCCGTCAGGCCGAGAAGCAGAAGAAGCCGCTCCTGGGCTACTTCTACGCTCCGCAGTGGTTCCTGTCGGAGGTCGACCTGCAGAAGGTCAACCTGCCGGAGTGGACCGAGGGCTGCGATGCGGACGCCGCGAAGGTCGCGTGCGACTACCCCGAGACGGACCTGAAGAAGATCGTGGCGACGAAGTTCTCCGAGTCCGGCAGCCCGGCGTACGACGTGGTCAAGAACTTCACCTGGACCAATGACGACCAGAACCTGGTCGCCAAGTACATCGCCGAGGACAAGATGGACCCCGACGACGCGGCGCAGAAGTGGATCGACGCCAACCCCGACACGGTCAAGACCTGGCTCGGCTGA